Proteins encoded within one genomic window of Amycolatopsis sp. 2-15:
- a CDS encoding bifunctional YncE family protein/alkaline phosphatase family protein yields the protein MGLSRRNGQRFRIVVAGLAGVLTIGTGVAGATTVPPGDNQVGTQYRNGLQVADDQLINPIGARLMTQFGKFMGSTVSPDGRFLAATSTDKSVALQVFDLNSYKLIWTVGTASAVNQKLSDGSVGQEGPTYSPDGKFLWLPEQDAITRFPVNADGTLGTPTRFPVPTSGTHLSGNDRSRVANSALVGQLKYSLDGSTLYAALNGQNTVVALNPTTGAVEQTWNVGIAPRELAFVGNTLYVSNEGGRQAQAGDTTMDSYGTQVPANGSTGASTTGTVSVINTAKPGAAVGSIAVGLHPTAMYVKNNALFVANTNSDTVSVVDTTKNQVVQTIDTKPWPSSDVGYEPTGIALTADGHLLVTLGRANAVAVYRYDGAPQQPVSYIGLLPTDYYPSDVATVGGQVVVTNTRGIDARGPGITTSKGQGTVPVTGHDTHSTTASLTRFTMPSDKDIAGKYTDTVFAQNGWGKNDVQQSKGGKAAAVPVPARIGDPSTIKHVFLLINENRTYDQILGDMKQGNGDPTLTQFGAKTTPNQHALATQFGLYDNTYDPATNSAEGHNWLMEGDNPEYTESSAGEYQRSYDTEEDVLGHQRAGFLWTGVEAAGKTARNYGEFEYMEGRPSGSWQQYYCAATSVQNGGDAGQLTAPALKGTYGSAIPSLNAIADPQSPPFDLSIPDVYRAQLWKQDFEKNGPANLNMVWLSSDHTGGPTTSESGVADGDLAIGQIVDTISHSQYWKDSAIFVVDDDSQDGADHVDGHRAPVQVISPYAVHGKTVSTYYSQISMVRTIEQMLGAQPLNEKLAAATPMVDAFTNKPDYTPFTTVRNQVPLTEGIATAPSCGLDTLGQTGAAATALNKAEAQKVAVPADMQATAAAWQTWLGGQHTTGNGAIPDYSNPEQMNRYTWYQTHQWKTPYPGDTKIYPPNQVPGAYLPGPDTD from the coding sequence TTGGGGCTCTCGCGCCGGAACGGCCAACGGTTCCGCATCGTGGTGGCCGGTCTGGCCGGTGTTCTCACGATCGGCACGGGAGTGGCCGGCGCCACCACAGTGCCGCCGGGCGACAACCAGGTCGGTACGCAGTACCGCAACGGGCTGCAGGTCGCCGACGACCAGCTCATCAACCCGATCGGCGCCCGGTTGATGACCCAGTTCGGCAAGTTCATGGGCTCGACGGTCAGCCCCGACGGGCGGTTCCTCGCGGCGACCAGCACCGACAAGTCGGTGGCTCTGCAGGTCTTCGACCTGAATAGCTACAAGCTGATTTGGACGGTGGGCACCGCGTCCGCGGTCAACCAGAAGCTCTCCGACGGCTCCGTCGGGCAAGAGGGGCCGACCTACTCGCCGGATGGCAAGTTCCTCTGGCTGCCCGAGCAGGACGCCATCACCCGGTTCCCGGTCAACGCCGACGGCACCCTCGGCACGCCGACCCGCTTCCCGGTACCGACGTCGGGCACCCATCTTTCGGGTAACGACCGCAGTAGAGTGGCCAACTCCGCGCTGGTCGGCCAGCTCAAGTACTCGCTTGACGGCTCCACCTTGTACGCCGCGCTCAACGGGCAGAACACGGTCGTGGCGCTCAACCCCACCACCGGTGCGGTCGAGCAGACCTGGAACGTCGGCATCGCGCCGCGCGAGCTCGCGTTCGTCGGCAACACGCTCTACGTGAGCAACGAGGGCGGCCGCCAGGCCCAGGCTGGCGACACGACGATGGACTCGTACGGCACCCAGGTGCCCGCCAACGGATCCACCGGCGCCTCGACGACCGGCACCGTCAGCGTCATCAACACCGCGAAACCGGGAGCGGCGGTCGGATCGATCGCGGTCGGGCTGCACCCCACCGCGATGTACGTCAAGAACAACGCGCTGTTCGTCGCCAACACCAACAGCGACACCGTCTCGGTCGTCGACACCACCAAGAACCAGGTCGTGCAGACGATCGACACCAAGCCGTGGCCGTCGTCCGATGTCGGTTACGAGCCCACCGGCATCGCGCTGACCGCCGACGGGCACCTGCTGGTGACCCTCGGCCGGGCGAACGCCGTCGCGGTCTACCGCTATGACGGCGCACCGCAGCAGCCGGTGAGCTACATCGGCCTGCTGCCGACGGACTACTACCCGTCGGACGTGGCGACGGTCGGTGGCCAGGTCGTGGTCACCAACACTCGCGGTATCGACGCGCGGGGCCCGGGCATCACGACGTCCAAGGGACAGGGCACCGTCCCGGTGACCGGCCACGACACGCACAGCACCACCGCGTCGCTGACCCGTTTCACCATGCCGAGCGACAAGGACATCGCCGGCAAGTACACCGACACGGTTTTCGCCCAGAACGGCTGGGGCAAGAACGACGTCCAGCAGTCCAAGGGCGGCAAAGCGGCGGCCGTGCCGGTGCCGGCCCGGATCGGCGATCCGTCGACGATCAAGCACGTCTTCCTGCTCATCAACGAGAACCGCACCTACGACCAGATCCTCGGCGACATGAAACAGGGCAACGGTGATCCGACCCTGACGCAGTTCGGTGCGAAGACCACGCCGAACCAGCACGCGCTGGCCACGCAGTTCGGCCTCTACGACAACACCTACGACCCCGCGACGAATTCCGCCGAGGGCCACAACTGGCTCATGGAGGGTGACAACCCCGAGTACACCGAATCCTCGGCCGGTGAATACCAGCGCAGCTACGACACCGAAGAGGACGTCCTCGGTCACCAGCGTGCCGGTTTCCTGTGGACCGGGGTCGAGGCCGCCGGCAAGACCGCCAGGAACTACGGCGAGTTCGAGTACATGGAGGGCAGGCCTTCCGGCAGCTGGCAGCAGTACTACTGCGCGGCCACGAGCGTCCAGAACGGCGGCGATGCCGGCCAACTGACCGCGCCCGCGCTGAAGGGTACCTACGGCTCGGCGATCCCGTCGTTGAACGCGATCGCCGACCCGCAGTCCCCGCCGTTTGACCTGTCGATCCCGGACGTCTACCGCGCCCAGCTGTGGAAGCAGGACTTCGAGAAGAACGGTCCGGCCAACTTGAACATGGTGTGGCTGTCCAGCGACCACACCGGCGGGCCGACCACTTCGGAGTCGGGCGTGGCCGACGGCGACCTCGCCATCGGCCAGATCGTCGACACGATCTCGCACAGCCAGTACTGGAAGGACTCGGCCATCTTCGTCGTCGACGACGACAGCCAGGACGGTGCCGACCACGTCGACGGACACCGCGCCCCGGTCCAGGTCATCAGCCCGTACGCGGTGCACGGCAAGACCGTGAGTACTTACTACTCGCAGATCAGCATGGTCCGCACCATCGAGCAGATGCTCGGAGCGCAGCCGCTCAACGAGAAGCTCGCGGCGGCCACACCGATGGTCGACGCGTTCACCAACAAGCCCGACTACACGCCGTTCACCACGGTGCGGAACCAGGTTCCGCTCACCGAGGGCATCGCCACCGCCCCGTCGTGCGGTCTCGACACCTTGGGCCAGACGGGCGCCGCGGCGACCGCGCTGAACAAGGCTGAGGCTCAGAAAGTCGCGGTACCAGCGGACATGCAGGCCACCGCCGCCGCGTGGCAG